From one Catenuloplanes nepalensis genomic stretch:
- a CDS encoding AbfB domain-containing protein — protein MKKVLTWLATAVLAAGSAILVYPGAASAAYIPKTPPLSTPWTSQVSLTNPLPEYPRPQLTRADWQSLNGQWQFAASSQIGTPPTGQNLAETVLVPYPVESALSGIMRHENNMFYRRTFTVPASWSGRRVQLNFGAVTWRANVWINGVSAGSHTGGYDAWSLDVTPHLNGGTNEIIVGVHSPVDAAGIPLGKQRLNPSGIFYTAASGIWQSVWLEPTAAGRITRLDTVPDVPAQALDLDVRTANAAGQTVTATVSTGGTTVATASAPAGTRLRIPLPNARLWSPDDPFLYDLRVTLSGGDSVGGYFGMRSISTAVVNGFLRPVVNGRFYFQMGTLDQGYWPDGIYTAPTDEALRFDLERQKALGYNTVRKHIKVEPARWFYHADRLGLLVMQDMPSMRTGVTPSAADRSTFEDELRRMIDQLRGITSIVQWIPFNEGWGEYDEARITDLVKNYDPTRLVNGNSGSNCCGRDPGNGDVVDDHIYVGPGVTALPSATRIAQLGEFGGLGLRVAGHEWSPGNGFSYEMVADDAALNRRYVEVTDTLQGLIRSRGLSGSIYTEPTDVENEVNGLYTYDRQVFKMNFDQVRAAHLAVQGAAAWLRPGESISLGVTTPGFTDRYLRHSASLGVTSTVGDTLSRQDTTFRVRAGLAGTGCWSFESRNYPGRYLRHANSRVRLDASDGTAVFAADATFCQRTGKTAAGVSFEAYNQPGRFLRHTAGEVWIAGATENPASFAADTTWQVASPWWRSGADLTSGARVSLGVTTAGFTDRYLRHQDSLGVTSVVTTASDATTRADATFTVRPGLADPSCYSLESVNHPGRYLRHSNFRLRLDATDGGVVFPWDATFCAEPGTGGVTLRSYNMAGHAIRHHSAQVWIATAGGPHTPQDSATGFAADTTWRIAAPLG, from the coding sequence ATGAAGAAGGTCCTGACCTGGCTGGCGACCGCCGTCCTGGCCGCCGGTTCCGCGATCCTGGTGTATCCCGGCGCCGCGAGTGCCGCGTACATCCCGAAGACGCCGCCGCTGTCCACGCCGTGGACGTCGCAGGTGTCGCTGACGAATCCGCTGCCGGAGTACCCGCGGCCGCAGCTGACCCGGGCGGACTGGCAGAGTCTGAACGGGCAGTGGCAGTTCGCCGCGTCGTCGCAGATCGGCACGCCGCCGACCGGGCAGAACCTGGCCGAGACCGTGCTGGTGCCGTACCCGGTCGAGTCCGCGCTGTCCGGGATCATGCGGCACGAGAACAACATGTTCTACCGGCGTACGTTCACCGTGCCCGCGTCCTGGTCCGGGCGGCGGGTGCAGCTCAACTTCGGCGCGGTGACCTGGCGGGCCAACGTCTGGATCAACGGGGTCAGCGCGGGCTCGCACACCGGCGGGTACGACGCGTGGTCACTGGACGTCACGCCGCACCTGAACGGCGGGACCAATGAGATCATCGTGGGCGTCCACTCGCCGGTGGACGCGGCCGGCATCCCGCTCGGCAAGCAGCGGCTCAACCCGAGCGGCATCTTCTACACCGCGGCGTCCGGGATCTGGCAGAGCGTGTGGCTGGAGCCGACGGCCGCGGGGCGGATCACCCGGCTGGACACCGTTCCGGACGTACCCGCGCAGGCTCTTGATCTTGATGTGCGGACCGCGAACGCGGCCGGCCAGACCGTCACCGCGACCGTCTCCACCGGCGGCACCACGGTGGCGACCGCGTCCGCGCCGGCCGGCACCCGGCTGCGCATCCCGTTGCCGAACGCGCGGCTGTGGAGCCCGGACGACCCGTTCCTCTACGACCTGCGCGTGACGCTCTCCGGCGGCGACAGCGTGGGCGGATATTTCGGCATGCGTTCCATCTCGACCGCGGTGGTGAACGGGTTCCTGCGGCCGGTGGTGAACGGGCGGTTCTACTTCCAGATGGGCACGCTCGACCAGGGGTACTGGCCGGACGGCATCTACACCGCGCCGACCGACGAGGCGCTGCGCTTCGACCTGGAACGGCAGAAGGCGCTCGGCTACAACACGGTCCGCAAGCACATCAAGGTCGAGCCGGCTCGCTGGTTCTACCACGCGGACCGGCTCGGGCTGCTGGTCATGCAGGACATGCCGTCGATGCGCACCGGCGTCACACCGTCCGCCGCCGACCGAAGCACCTTCGAGGACGAACTGCGGCGGATGATCGACCAGCTGCGCGGGATCACGTCGATCGTGCAGTGGATCCCGTTCAACGAGGGATGGGGCGAGTACGACGAGGCACGGATCACCGACCTGGTCAAGAACTATGACCCGACGCGGCTGGTGAACGGCAACTCCGGCTCCAACTGCTGCGGGCGAGATCCCGGCAACGGCGACGTGGTCGACGACCACATCTACGTCGGGCCGGGAGTGACGGCTCTGCCCAGCGCGACCCGGATCGCGCAGCTCGGTGAGTTCGGCGGGCTCGGGCTGCGCGTGGCCGGGCACGAGTGGTCCCCGGGCAACGGGTTCAGCTACGAGATGGTCGCGGACGATGCGGCGCTCAACCGGCGGTACGTCGAGGTCACGGACACGCTCCAAGGGCTGATCCGGTCGCGTGGGCTGTCGGGTTCGATCTACACCGAGCCGACGGACGTGGAGAACGAGGTCAACGGCCTTTACACGTACGACCGGCAGGTCTTCAAGATGAACTTCGATCAGGTCCGGGCCGCGCACCTGGCCGTCCAGGGTGCGGCGGCCTGGCTGCGGCCCGGCGAATCGATCTCGCTCGGCGTGACCACGCCCGGCTTCACCGACCGTTACCTGCGGCACTCCGCGTCGCTCGGCGTCACCTCCACCGTCGGTGACACGCTGTCCCGGCAGGACACCACGTTCCGGGTCCGGGCCGGGCTGGCCGGGACCGGCTGCTGGTCGTTCGAGTCGCGCAACTACCCCGGCCGCTACCTGCGGCACGCGAACTCCCGGGTCCGGCTGGACGCGTCCGACGGCACCGCGGTCTTCGCCGCGGACGCCACGTTCTGCCAGCGGACCGGGAAGACCGCGGCCGGCGTCTCGTTCGAGGCCTACAACCAGCCCGGCCGGTTCCTGCGCCACACGGCCGGCGAGGTCTGGATCGCGGGGGCGACCGAGAACCCGGCGTCGTTCGCCGCGGACACGACCTGGCAGGTCGCGTCGCCGTGGTGGCGCAGCGGCGCGGACCTGACCTCGGGCGCGCGCGTCTCACTCGGCGTGACCACGGCCGGGTTCACCGACCGCTACCTGCGGCACCAGGACTCGCTCGGCGTCACGTCCGTGGTCACCACGGCCTCGGACGCGACCACCCGGGCGGACGCCACGTTCACGGTCCGGCCCGGACTGGCCGACCCGTCCTGCTACTCGCTCGAATCGGTCAACCATCCCGGCCGCTACCTGCGTCACTCCAACTTCCGGCTGCGGCTGGACGCGACGGACGGCGGCGTGGTCTTCCCGTGGGACGCCACGTTCTGCGCGGAGCCGGGCACGGGCGGCGTGACGCTGCGGTCGTACAACATGGCCGGCCACGCGATCCGGCACCACAGCGCCCAGGTGTGGATCGCCACCGCCGGCGGCCCGCACACCCCCCAGGACAGCGCGACCGGCTTCGCGGCCGACACGACCTGGCGGATCGCGGCCCCGCTCGGCTGA
- a CDS encoding rhamnulokinase: MRTFAAVDLGASSGRVVRATLDGSTLSLDEVHRFPNEPVSVNGTLHWDILALYRGVLEGLRRSGPVDSIGIDSWAVDYGLLDSTGALLGNPVHYRDARTTGSWRSVAAAIGEERLYGITGLQQLNFNTLYQLSAARDTPVLAAARHFLMIPDLIAYWLTGEIGAEITNASTTQLYDLGKRAWSAELIGAAGLDAGLFPPLREPGTVIGRARELDGNPAVVAVGSHDTASAVVAVPAADAHFAYISCGTWSLVGVELDGPVLTEASRAANFTNEGGVDGTIRYLRNVMGLWLLQESCRTWGDPDLGCLIDAAGAREPFVSVVDPDHEDFLAPGDMPARIAEFCRRTGQPVPADPPAFVRTIVDSLALAHRRTVREAAALSGTRVDVVHVVGGGARNALLCQLTADACGLPVLAGPVEATALGNVLVQARAAGVAGPDLSALRALLRETQELTRYEPAGDPAAWDAAAARLGF, translated from the coding sequence ATGAGGACCTTCGCCGCCGTCGACCTCGGCGCGTCGTCGGGCCGGGTGGTCAGGGCGACGCTTGATGGATCAACGTTGAGCCTCGACGAGGTGCACCGCTTCCCGAACGAGCCGGTGTCGGTCAACGGCACGCTGCACTGGGACATCCTGGCGCTCTACCGCGGCGTGCTGGAGGGGCTGCGCAGGTCCGGGCCGGTGGACAGCATCGGCATCGACTCGTGGGCGGTCGACTACGGGCTGCTCGACTCCACCGGCGCGCTGCTCGGCAACCCGGTGCACTACCGGGACGCGCGCACCACCGGCAGCTGGCGGAGCGTGGCGGCCGCGATCGGCGAGGAGCGGCTCTACGGCATCACCGGGTTGCAGCAGCTGAACTTCAACACGCTCTACCAGCTGTCGGCCGCGCGGGACACGCCGGTGCTGGCCGCCGCCCGGCACTTTCTGATGATCCCTGACCTGATCGCCTACTGGCTGACCGGCGAGATCGGTGCGGAGATCACAAACGCCTCCACCACCCAGCTGTACGACCTGGGCAAGCGCGCCTGGTCGGCCGAACTGATCGGCGCGGCGGGCCTGGACGCGGGCCTGTTCCCGCCGCTGCGCGAGCCGGGCACGGTGATCGGCCGGGCTCGCGAGCTGGACGGGAACCCGGCCGTGGTCGCGGTCGGTTCGCACGACACCGCGTCGGCGGTGGTGGCGGTGCCGGCCGCGGACGCGCACTTCGCGTACATCTCGTGCGGCACCTGGTCGCTGGTCGGCGTGGAGCTGGACGGGCCGGTGCTGACCGAGGCCAGCCGCGCCGCGAACTTCACCAACGAGGGCGGCGTCGACGGCACGATCCGGTACCTGCGCAACGTGATGGGCCTCTGGCTGCTCCAGGAGTCCTGCCGCACGTGGGGCGACCCGGACCTCGGTTGCCTGATCGACGCTGCCGGTGCGCGCGAGCCGTTCGTCTCCGTCGTCGATCCGGACCACGAGGACTTCCTCGCGCCCGGTGACATGCCGGCCCGCATCGCGGAGTTCTGCCGCCGCACCGGCCAGCCCGTGCCGGCGGACCCGCCCGCGTTCGTGCGGACCATCGTGGACAGTCTCGCGCTGGCCCACCGTCGCACGGTCCGCGAGGCGGCCGCGCTCTCCGGCACGCGCGTCGACGTGGTGCACGTGGTCGGCGGCGGCGCCCGCAACGCGCTGCTCTGCCAGCTGACCGCGGACGCGTGCGGGCTGCCGGTGCTGGCCGGGCCGGTCGAGGCGACCGCGCTCGGCAACGTGCTGGTCCAGGCGCGCGCGGCCGGCGTGGCCGGTCCGGACCTGAGCGCGCTGCGCGCGTTGCTGCGCGAGACCCAGGAGCTGACACGGTACGAGCCGGCCGGCGACCCGGCCGCGTGGGACGCGGCGGCCGCGCGGCTGGGCTTTTGA
- a CDS encoding bifunctional aldolase/short-chain dehydrogenase: MTNPAVRDLLDRSNRLGADPRNTNYAGGNTSAKATETDPVTGAPAELLWVKGSGGDLGTLREKGLAVLRLDRLRALAGVYPGVAGGAGPVDSAREDEMVSLLDYCLHGRGGAAPSIDTAMHGLVNVAHVDHLHPDAGIAIATAADGPALTKEIFGDRVVWVPWRRPGFQLGLDIAAVQRANPAAIGCVLGGHGITAWGATSEECERNSITIIETAAAYIEAHGRPDPFGAIVTEPLDEEARHARAAALFPVIRGLASTDRPQVGHYTDVPEVLDFVGRERLGELAEKGTSCPDHFLRTKVKPLVLDLAPDASIEDTVARLTELHEAYRADYRAYYERHATAESPAMRGADPAIVLVPGVGMFSFGANKQTARVAGEFYVNAINVMRGAEAISTYAPIDESEKFRIEYWALEEAKLRRMPRPKPLATRVAFVTGGGSGIGRAIALRLAAEGACVVVADRNFETAQTVASEIGGTDAAIAVEADVTDGAAVAKALAAATRAFGGVDLIVNNAGLSVSKPLLETTEADWDLQHDVMAKGSFLVSREAAKVLVAQGMGGDIVYISSKNSLFAGPNNVAYGAAKADQAHQVRLLAAELGGHGIRVNGINPDGVVRGSGIFAGGWGAKRAAVYGVPEEELGAYYAQRTLLKREVLPEHVANAVFVLTAGELSHTTGLHIPVDAGVAAAFLR, from the coding sequence ATGACGAACCCCGCAGTGCGTGATCTGCTGGACCGCAGCAACCGGCTGGGCGCGGATCCGCGCAACACCAACTACGCCGGTGGCAACACGTCCGCGAAGGCGACCGAGACGGATCCGGTGACCGGTGCGCCGGCGGAGTTGCTGTGGGTGAAGGGGTCGGGGGGTGACCTCGGCACGCTGCGGGAGAAGGGGCTCGCGGTGCTGCGGCTCGATCGGCTGCGGGCGCTGGCCGGCGTCTATCCGGGCGTCGCCGGCGGGGCCGGCCCGGTCGATTCGGCGCGCGAGGACGAGATGGTGTCCTTGTTGGACTACTGCCTGCACGGGCGTGGCGGCGCGGCGCCGTCGATCGACACCGCGATGCACGGGCTGGTGAACGTGGCGCACGTCGATCACCTGCATCCGGACGCGGGCATCGCGATCGCGACCGCGGCGGACGGGCCGGCGCTGACCAAGGAGATCTTCGGGGACCGCGTGGTCTGGGTGCCGTGGCGGCGGCCCGGCTTCCAGCTGGGGCTGGACATCGCGGCGGTGCAGCGCGCGAACCCGGCCGCGATCGGCTGCGTCCTGGGCGGGCACGGCATCACGGCGTGGGGTGCGACCAGCGAGGAGTGCGAGCGCAACTCGATCACCATCATCGAGACCGCGGCGGCCTACATCGAGGCGCACGGGCGGCCGGATCCGTTCGGTGCGATCGTCACCGAGCCGCTGGACGAGGAGGCGCGGCACGCCCGCGCGGCCGCGCTGTTCCCGGTGATCCGCGGGCTGGCGTCGACCGATCGACCGCAGGTCGGGCACTACACGGACGTGCCCGAGGTGCTGGACTTCGTCGGCCGGGAGCGTCTGGGCGAGCTGGCGGAGAAGGGCACCTCCTGCCCGGACCACTTCCTGCGTACCAAGGTCAAGCCTCTGGTTCTGGATCTGGCTCCGGACGCGTCCATCGAGGACACGGTCGCGCGGCTGACCGAGCTCCACGAGGCGTACCGGGCGGACTACCGGGCCTACTACGAGCGGCACGCGACGGCGGAGTCGCCGGCGATGCGCGGTGCGGACCCGGCGATCGTGCTGGTGCCGGGCGTGGGCATGTTCTCGTTCGGGGCGAACAAGCAGACGGCTCGGGTGGCCGGCGAGTTCTACGTCAACGCGATCAACGTGATGCGCGGTGCGGAGGCGATCTCCACCTACGCGCCGATCGACGAGTCGGAGAAGTTCCGGATCGAGTACTGGGCCCTGGAGGAGGCGAAGCTGCGGCGCATGCCGCGGCCGAAGCCGCTGGCCACCCGGGTCGCGTTCGTGACCGGCGGCGGCTCCGGGATCGGCCGGGCGATCGCGCTGCGGCTCGCGGCCGAGGGCGCCTGCGTGGTGGTCGCGGACCGCAACTTCGAGACCGCACAGACGGTGGCGAGCGAGATCGGCGGTACGGACGCGGCGATCGCGGTCGAGGCGGACGTGACGGACGGTGCCGCGGTGGCGAAGGCCCTCGCAGCCGCGACAAGAGCGTTCGGCGGCGTGGATCTGATCGTCAACAACGCCGGGCTGTCCGTGTCGAAGCCGCTGCTGGAGACGACCGAGGCGGACTGGGATCTGCAGCACGACGTGATGGCGAAGGGCTCGTTCCTGGTCTCCCGCGAGGCCGCGAAGGTGCTGGTCGCGCAGGGCATGGGCGGCGACATCGTCTACATCTCGTCGAAGAACTCGCTCTTCGCCGGCCCGAACAACGTGGCGTACGGCGCGGCCAAGGCCGACCAGGCGCACCAGGTCCGGCTGCTCGCGGCCGAGCTGGGCGGTCACGGGATCCGCGTCAACGGCATCAACCCGGACGGCGTGGTCCGTGGCTCCGGCATCTTCGCCGGTGGCTGGGGTGCGAAGCGGGCCGCGGTCTACGGCGTGCCGGAGGAGGAGCTGGGCGCCTACTACGCGCAGCGCACGCTGCTCAAGCGCGAGGTGCTGCCGGAGCACGTGGCGAACGCGGTGTTCGTGCTGACCGCGGGCGAGCTGTCGCACACCACCGGCCTGCACATCCCGGTCGACGCGGGTGTCGCCGCGGCCTTCCTCCGATGA
- a CDS encoding LacI family DNA-binding transcriptional regulator: MSQQRARPGSRTPSVKDVAAAADVSLGTVSNVLNRPERVSPATRERVERAMADLGFVRNESARQLRAGTSRTLAYVMLDATNPFFNDVAQGIELAAEDADLSLFICNSNGRAGREEAHLDRLLQQRVQGILITPVNADAPHLDEISRRGIPVVIVDRHRDSGGFCSVGVDDVLGGRIAVEHLIEQGHDRVAFVGGPDSIGQVRERLEGARQIWAEFDRNPDDLVWLPTEALTVSEGRSAGERLAGLAARRRPTAAFCANDLLALGLLQQAVGAGARVPEDLAIVGFDDIEFAAAAAVPLTSVRQPRQELGRAAAKLLLDEATNAQHRHEQATFIPELVARASTANRS, from the coding sequence GTGAGCCAGCAACGTGCCCGGCCGGGTTCCCGCACGCCCTCGGTCAAGGACGTGGCTGCCGCCGCGGACGTCTCCCTCGGCACCGTCTCCAACGTGCTCAACCGCCCCGAGCGGGTCAGCCCGGCCACCCGCGAGCGCGTCGAACGGGCCATGGCCGATCTCGGCTTCGTGCGCAACGAGTCGGCCCGGCAGCTGCGCGCCGGAACCAGCCGCACGCTCGCCTACGTGATGCTGGACGCGACCAACCCGTTCTTCAACGACGTGGCGCAGGGCATCGAGCTGGCCGCTGAGGACGCGGACCTGTCGCTGTTCATCTGCAACAGCAACGGCCGGGCCGGGCGCGAGGAGGCGCACCTCGACCGCCTGCTCCAGCAGCGCGTGCAGGGCATCCTGATCACGCCGGTCAACGCGGACGCGCCGCACCTGGACGAGATCTCCCGCCGCGGCATCCCGGTGGTGATCGTCGACCGGCACCGCGACTCCGGCGGCTTCTGCTCGGTCGGCGTCGACGACGTGCTCGGCGGCCGAATCGCGGTCGAGCACCTGATCGAGCAGGGGCACGACCGGGTCGCGTTCGTCGGCGGGCCGGACTCGATCGGCCAGGTCCGCGAGCGGCTGGAGGGCGCGCGCCAGATCTGGGCCGAGTTCGACCGCAACCCGGACGACCTGGTGTGGCTGCCCACGGAGGCACTCACGGTCAGCGAGGGGCGGTCCGCCGGGGAGCGTCTCGCCGGCCTCGCGGCGCGCCGCCGGCCGACCGCCGCGTTCTGCGCGAACGACCTGCTCGCGCTGGGCCTGTTGCAGCAGGCGGTGGGCGCGGGCGCGCGGGTGCCGGAGGACCTGGCGATCGTCGGGTTCGACGACATCGAGTTCGCGGCCGCGGCGGCGGTGCCGCTGACATCGGTGCGCCAGCCGCGCCAGGAACTGGGCCGCGCGGCCGCGAAGCTGCTGCTGGACGAGGCGACGAACGCGCAGCACCGGCACGAGCAGGCGACGTTCATCCCGGAACTCGTCGCCCGCGCCTCCACGGCCAACCGCTCCTGA
- a CDS encoding sugar ABC transporter ATP-binding protein: MTTDRSASSGPALLEVLDVSKSFGAVAAVQGVSFPLFAGEAHALVGENGAGKSTIVKMLAGVHRPDTGTLRVDGHEASWNSPAGAKAAGIAVIYQEPTLFPDLSVAENIAMGNAPLTRLRQIDRKSMRATAEALFTRLGVRIDPDRPARGLSIADQQIVEIAKALSVHAKVLIMDEPTAALSGVEVERLFSVVRSLRDEGAAIMFISHRFEEITALCQRVTIMRDGRHVCTERIEDLTVDDMIRRMVGRDLSTLFAKQDVTPGEEVLRVEALSRAGVFRDISFTVRAGEIVALAGLVGSGRSEVMQAVFGVDPYDSGTVTFLGKRLRPGNPRAAMNAGMALVPEDRRQQGLVMDLSIERNVTLPRAGALAKLGLLFGGAERREATDWTRKLQTKFGRLSDLVGTLSGGNQQKVVLAKWLATGPKLLIVDEPTRGIDVGTKAEVHRLMSQLAADGMAVVMVSSELPEVLGMADRVLVLREGHLVAELSRADATEETVMYAAMGQQVTA, translated from the coding sequence GTGACGACAGATCGAAGCGCGTCGTCAGGCCCGGCGTTACTTGAGGTCCTGGACGTCAGCAAGTCCTTCGGCGCCGTGGCCGCCGTGCAGGGCGTCTCCTTCCCACTGTTCGCCGGCGAGGCGCACGCGCTCGTCGGGGAGAACGGCGCCGGCAAGTCCACGATCGTGAAGATGCTGGCCGGCGTGCACCGGCCGGACACCGGCACGCTCCGGGTCGACGGCCACGAGGCTTCCTGGAACTCCCCCGCCGGCGCGAAGGCGGCCGGCATCGCGGTCATCTACCAGGAGCCCACGCTCTTCCCGGACCTCTCCGTCGCGGAGAACATCGCGATGGGCAACGCGCCGCTGACCCGGCTGCGCCAGATCGACCGCAAGTCCATGCGCGCCACGGCCGAGGCGCTCTTCACCCGGCTCGGCGTGCGGATCGATCCGGACCGGCCGGCCCGGGGCCTCTCCATCGCGGACCAGCAGATCGTCGAGATCGCGAAGGCGCTCTCCGTGCACGCCAAGGTGCTGATCATGGACGAGCCGACCGCGGCGCTCTCCGGCGTCGAAGTCGAGCGGCTCTTCTCCGTGGTCCGGTCGCTGCGCGACGAGGGCGCCGCGATCATGTTCATCTCGCACCGGTTCGAGGAGATCACCGCGCTCTGCCAGCGCGTCACGATCATGCGGGACGGCAGACACGTCTGCACCGAGCGGATCGAGGACCTGACGGTCGACGACATGATCCGCCGGATGGTCGGCCGCGACCTGTCCACGCTCTTCGCCAAGCAGGACGTGACGCCCGGCGAGGAGGTGCTGCGCGTCGAGGCCCTCAGCCGCGCGGGCGTGTTCCGCGACATCAGCTTCACCGTGCGGGCCGGCGAGATCGTGGCACTCGCCGGCCTGGTCGGGTCCGGCCGTTCCGAGGTCATGCAGGCCGTGTTCGGCGTCGACCCGTACGACAGCGGCACCGTCACGTTCCTCGGCAAGCGCCTCAGGCCGGGCAACCCGCGCGCCGCGATGAACGCGGGCATGGCGCTCGTCCCGGAGGACCGCCGCCAGCAGGGCCTGGTGATGGACCTGTCGATCGAGCGCAACGTGACGCTCCCCCGCGCCGGCGCGCTCGCCAAACTCGGCCTGCTCTTCGGCGGGGCGGAGCGGCGCGAGGCGACCGACTGGACGCGGAAGCTGCAGACCAAGTTCGGCCGGCTCTCCGACCTGGTCGGCACGCTCTCCGGTGGCAACCAGCAGAAGGTGGTGCTGGCCAAGTGGCTGGCCACCGGGCCGAAGCTGCTGATCGTGGACGAGCCGACCCGGGGCATCGACGTCGGCACCAAGGCCGAGGTGCACCGGCTGATGTCGCAGCTGGCCGCGGACGGCATGGCGGTCGTGATGGTCTCGTCCGAGCTGCCCGAGGTGCTCGGCATGGCCGACCGCGTGCTGGTGCTGCGCGAGGGCCACCTGGTCGCGGAGCTCTCCCGCGCGGACGCCACCGAGGAGACCGTGATGTACGCCGCGATGGGACAGCAGGTGACCGCATGA
- a CDS encoding ABC transporter permease, translating to MSVATAEIRKNDKKPRLRIGYVVRQREMGIVLALVVLVAYTAINQPRFLGSQSITDILLNTAILAVLASGMAVVVITRHIDLSVGSVLGLSAFTVATVMQDNQGLPMVAALGLGLAIGAVAGVVNGALVHFGNVPALVVTLGTMYAYRGLTYSWAGGQQVTADEVPRHFLRFANSALLGVPWLVLIALVVIAGVGLMMRNYRIGRELYAMGSSPHAAGLAGIRIARNTLVAFVISGALAGLGGVLYASRFGTVDASSGNGYELQVVAAVVVGGVAVFGGSGTIWGAGLGALLLTVIGSALAVLDINQFWQQAIVGALIVLAIGADRLVAVRIARSLRKRDSHV from the coding sequence ATGAGCGTCGCGACCGCGGAGATCCGGAAGAACGACAAAAAACCAAGACTCCGCATCGGGTACGTCGTCCGGCAGCGCGAGATGGGCATCGTGCTCGCGCTGGTGGTCCTGGTCGCGTACACCGCGATCAACCAGCCGCGTTTCCTCGGCTCGCAGAGCATCACGGACATCCTGCTCAACACCGCGATCCTGGCCGTGCTCGCGTCCGGCATGGCGGTCGTGGTGATCACCCGGCACATCGACCTGAGCGTCGGCTCGGTGCTCGGCCTGAGCGCGTTCACGGTCGCGACCGTGATGCAGGACAACCAGGGCCTGCCGATGGTGGCCGCGCTCGGGCTGGGCCTGGCAATCGGTGCGGTGGCCGGCGTGGTCAACGGCGCGCTGGTGCACTTCGGCAACGTGCCCGCGCTGGTGGTCACGCTCGGCACGATGTACGCCTACCGCGGCCTCACCTACTCGTGGGCCGGCGGCCAGCAGGTCACGGCGGACGAGGTGCCCCGGCACTTCCTGCGCTTCGCGAACAGCGCGCTTCTCGGCGTACCGTGGCTGGTCCTTATCGCCCTGGTGGTGATCGCCGGCGTCGGCCTGATGATGCGCAACTACCGGATCGGCCGCGAGCTCTACGCGATGGGCTCCAGCCCGCACGCGGCCGGGCTGGCGGGCATCCGGATCGCGCGGAACACCCTGGTCGCGTTCGTGATCAGCGGCGCGCTGGCCGGGCTCGGCGGCGTGCTCTACGCGTCCCGGTTCGGCACCGTCGACGCCTCCTCCGGCAACGGCTACGAGCTGCAGGTCGTCGCGGCCGTGGTGGTCGGCGGCGTGGCGGTCTTCGGCGGCAGCGGCACGATCTGGGGCGCGGGCCTCGGCGCGCTGCTGCTCACCGTGATCGGCAGCGCGCTCGCGGTGCTGGACATCAACCAGTTCTGGCAGCAGGCCATCGTCGGCGCGCTGATCGTGCTGGCCATCGGCGCGGACCGGCTGGTCGCGGTCCGCATCGCCCGCTCGCTTCGGAAGAGGGACTCGCATGTCTGA
- a CDS encoding ABC transporter permease produces the protein MSELRGRLASWDTVIIGVTVAVLIAATAGVENFGNGTNFTFLILDLLPIALIALPMTMIVITGEIDLSVASTLGLTSAIMGDLWNRGLTIEMIIPLCVLIGALLGAVNGVLINRLGLPSLAVTIGTLALYRGLALVVLGDAAVADFPWAFTGWVTGTIGGGPIPNVLIVLVVLAVIFGVVLHATPFGRSLFAIGANDQAARFSGVDVARTKFWLYVVSGAIAGLAGVLWTLRYSSARADNGAGLELAVVAAVLLGGVSIFGGRGSLWGVLSGVLLLAVLQNALRLQDVSGQALNIVTGVLLIASVLLPNIITGVRDSLHRRRLRAVPVKSS, from the coding sequence ATGTCTGAGCTGAGGGGCCGGCTCGCGAGCTGGGACACCGTGATCATCGGAGTGACCGTCGCGGTGCTGATCGCGGCCACCGCCGGGGTGGAGAACTTCGGCAACGGCACCAACTTCACGTTCCTGATCCTGGACCTGCTGCCGATCGCGCTGATCGCGCTGCCGATGACGATGATCGTGATCACCGGCGAGATCGACCTGAGCGTGGCCAGCACGCTCGGCCTGACCAGCGCGATCATGGGCGACCTGTGGAATCGCGGCCTGACCATCGAGATGATCATCCCGCTCTGCGTGCTGATCGGTGCGCTGCTCGGCGCGGTCAACGGCGTGCTGATCAACCGGCTCGGCCTGCCGTCGCTCGCGGTCACGATCGGCACGCTCGCGCTCTACCGCGGGCTCGCGCTGGTGGTGCTCGGCGACGCCGCGGTCGCGGACTTCCCGTGGGCGTTCACCGGCTGGGTGACCGGCACGATCGGCGGCGGCCCGATCCCGAACGTGCTGATCGTGCTGGTCGTACTCGCGGTGATCTTCGGGGTGGTGCTGCACGCCACGCCGTTCGGCCGCTCGCTGTTCGCGATCGGCGCGAACGACCAGGCGGCCCGCTTCTCCGGCGTCGACGTCGCCAGGACCAAATTCTGGCTGTACGTGGTGAGTGGCGCGATCGCCGGCCTGGCCGGCGTGCTGTGGACACTCCGCTACTCCAGCGCCCGGGCGGACAACGGCGCCGGGCTGGAGCTGGCGGTGGTGGCGGCCGTGCTGCTCGGCGGCGTCTCGATCTTCGGTGGCAGAGGCAGCCTGTGGGGCGTGCTCTCCGGCGTGCTGCTGCTGGCCGTGCTGCAGAACGCGCTGCGCCTGCAGGACGTGTCCGGCCAGGCGCTGAACATCGTGACCGGCGTGCTGCTGATCGCGTCGGTCCTGCTTCCCAACATCATCACCGGCGTTCGCGACTCCCTGCACCGGCGGCGCCTCCGGGCCGTACCCGTGAAGAGTTCTTGA